DNA sequence from the Leptolyngbya sp. SIO1E4 genome:
ACTCGATCGCGTCCAGTTCTAATGACGTGTGGCTAGGGGGGGTGACATTCCATAGATGGACGATCTTCGTGGGGGTCAAATTCAGAGTGATCAAGTCTTGGAGCAGGGCATCATAATCCTCTCGGCATTGAGGATTGACCGTGTATTCCCTGGGGCTGGTAGCAGAAGGGTCTGGGCTCTTAAATTGCTCCCCAGCTCTGACTGTAATCACATCATGGCCTTCAAGCTCCAGTTGCTGCAGGATCTTTGCGCCCAAACCACACTCATCGATAAACATTAACCAGCAGCCAGACTCAGTTCTCTGAATCGTGGGTGGCAGGGCAGAGCGCTTCCATGAAGGGACATAAAACCAATCAGTCATATCCGGCTTTTTGCCGGATGAGACTTGAGTAACTTTCTCAACAGCTTGCGGTTCCAGGGTTTGGGTAAAGGCTGCAGACACCGGTAGCGCTGCTGCTGGTGCCCGGGCCATCAAGACATGCTGTCCCAACGTGTCAGTAGCCGGGAACGCGCTCACTTCCGCAAACCCATGCTCCAAAAGGGCGGCTCGCCACTGCTGCCGCGATAAAAACGGATTGCCTTGACTGCGCCCTCCATCCGCCACTGGATTCATCAATAAGCCCCAGGTAGTATCAAAGTAGGGTGACGCTTGGGTTAGCTCACAAATTAGCAGTAAGCCATTCGGAGCAAGCAAAGAGCGGATATGTTGGAGCGTTTCTCCGATATTTTGGGTCGCATGCAGCACATTGACGGCGATCGCCATATCAAAACTGTGCTCTTCATACCCTTGTTCTGTGGGAGGTTGCTCAATGTCCAGGAGACGATAGTCGATGAAGGGATAAGCACTAAACCGCTTTTTACCACTGTTGAGGAAGGCAGCCCCGATATCAGTAAAGGTATAGTGAATACGATGGTGCGGCAGCACGGGTAACACCTCCCGCGTGGCCAGACCTTGCCCTCCACCGACTTCGAGAATTCTCAGATGGGTTAACGACGGTAAGGTGTCTACGACTTGCTTTGAGATCGCCTGCAAGATGCCGTTGTAATAAGCATTTAAGGGGAATTGCTGGTTGATATCTTCTGTCTCATCAAAGTCGTATATAAAATCCTGAAAGAACTTCAACGGTTCTTGTTCGCCCGTCAGAACAGAGGCCAGATTTTCACCACAGTTTTGGACTAAATCGACGATTTTTGGCCGATCTACCCACTTGCCTCTAACCTCCTCTAGGAGCACCTTTACAGAATCTGTTGAACAGGATGCTAAATGACTGAATAACGACCCTTCTTGCTTGAGTTGCCCCTGCTCTACTAAGACTTGCAGCCATCGAGAGACTAGTTGCCGATAGTGCGGAACTATCCGACACTGTGCCAAAAGCGCTTCCATTGAATCCTGCTGAGCCGGGCTCTCAAAAACCCCTAACTGCCTCAGTCCACGATTCATATAAGCCAGACACAGAGACTCTAAACTAGCTTGGTTCTCTAAATAGCCCTCTGCGTCGAAATCTGAGGTGCCGACATCGGCCTGGTATTGACCCGCCTGCACTAAAGATCGCCAAAGGTTAGAGGTCGAGGGTAACTGTCCACTGACGGCGGCTTTGGGTGCCTCAATCCAATATCTTTGCCGCTCAAAGGGATAGGTGGGCAACGGCAGTCGATGACGTCGCTGGTGTGCGTAAAAGCCAGACCAATCAATATCGACTCCCGCCAGCCACGACTGGCCCACAGTCTTCAACAAAAACGCGACATCTGAATCCGCCTCTTGCGGATGTCTGATACAGGACAACACGACCTGCTCAGGCACCTTCTCAGGATGTCGCTTCGCTAGGGTTGTTAAGGTGCGGCCTGGCCCGATCTCTAATAAAATCTGCGACGGCTCTTGCAATAACGCTTCCAACCCAGAGGCCCACTGCACCGGTTGCCGTAAATGCTTCGCCCAATAGGCTGGACTCGTTGCTTCTTCAGCCCTAATCCAGGTTCCCGTCACATTGGAGAGATAGGGGATTTGGGGCGCACTGAGGCGGACTTGCTTCACCTTTTGCGTGAAGCTCTCTAATATCGGCTCCATCATCGGCGAATGGAACGCGTGGGAGGTATGGAGACGGCGACCTTCTATCCCTTGACTGGCTAACTGGCGCTCTAATACCTCTACTGCCCCGGTTACCCCTGAAACGACACAAGCTGCAGGTCCATTAATCACCGCTATGGACAGTTCCTTGCCTAACAGAGGTATCACCTCTTGCTCTGCTAGGGGCACCGCTAGCATGCTCCCGGACGGCAACCTCTGCATCAACTTTCCGCGTGCCGCCACCAGGGCTAAAGCATCCTCCAACGACAGCACGCTCGCCAGGGTGGCCGCGACATATTCCCCAATGCTGTGGCCCATCATAGCCTGCGGACGCACGCCCCATTCCTGCCACAGGTGGGCTAAGGCATACTCAATCACAAACAGGGCCGGTTGAGCTATCGCCGTCTGACGCAGTTGCTCACTCGCGGACGCGAACTGCTCAGCAGCCGGATACAGGATTTGGCGCAGGTCTAGCCCCAGGTGCGGTTTCAGCAGCTCACAGCAGATATCCACTTGTTCGGTAAAGGTGGCTTCACTTTGGTAGAGTTCCTGGGCCATGTTCACGTATTGGGCTCCCTGCCCTGAGAACATAAACACCACGGGCCGCTCCCCAGGTGCTTGCAGGTGCGTCCCAACCCGGCCAGGCTCCAGGCTACTGAGGGCACTTTGGGCGGTCTCAATCCCTTGGCTCACCACAAAACGGCGATGGTTGAAGGCTCTGCGACCCACACTGAGGGTATACGCCACATCCGCCAAATTCAGCTCACCATCCAGGTATTGCGCCAAGTTGGTGGTGGCGGCTTCTAACGCGGAACTGGTTTTGGCTGAGAGCAGCAGCAACTGCCACGGGCGCGATGGCCCAGACGCCTCAACCGACGGCGCTTCTTCCAACACCACATGGGCATTGGTGCCACCGACCCCAAACGAACTCACCCCCGCCCGACGCGGTGTCCCGTTCGTTTCCCAGGGTGTTAGCTGGGTATTGACGTAAAATGGGCTGTTGGCAAAATCGATCTCAGGATTTGGGGCTTCAAAGTGCAGACTCGGAGGAATCTGTTGATGCTTCAACGCCAGGACGGTCTTGATTAACCCCGTTACCCCAGAGGCTGAATTGAGATGCCCAACATTGGTTTTGACTGAGCCAATGCCACAGAAGCCCTTCTTCTGAGTGCTGGCACGAAAGACTTGTGTCAGCGCTGCAATTTCAATCGGGTCTCCCAAAGCGGTGCCGGTTCCGTGGGCTTCAATGTAGGTAATGGTTTCGGGATTAAAACCCGCGATCGCCTGACTCTCAGCAATGGCCTCGGCTTGCCCCTCAACACTAGGGGCCGTATAGCCCACCTTCGAGGAACCGTCATTGTTAATTGCGGAACCTTTAATCACGGCATGAATACAGTCGCCATCGGCCAGGGCATCCTCCAATCGCTTCAGCACCACAATGCCCACCCCATTACCAAAAATGGTTCCCTGGGCGTCAGCATCAAAGGCCCGACAGTGACCATCCGGCGAAGAAAACCCGCCTAACTGATACAGATACCCCGATTCTTGCGGCACCTGGATGGCAATACCACCTGCCAACGCTGCATCGCACTCGTAACTCAGCAATCCTCGGCAGGCCAAATGAACCGCAACCAATGATGTGGAGCAAGCCGTGCTGACGTTAAAGCTGGGTCCCTGCAAATTCAACTTATAGGAAGCTCGGGTCGCGATATAGTCCTTATCATTACCAATCAAGACCGTTTCCCCGACCATGGACTTGAGCGGCTCATGGGTTGCAGTCAGATTGTTTAATAGATAGCTGCTGAGGTTACCGCCCGCATAAACGCCGACCAGCCCTGACTCCGTTTCAGGGTCATAGCCTGCGTCTTCTAGCGCCTCCCAAGCACATTCCAAAAACAGGCGATGCTGCGGATCCATCATTTCAGCTTCACGGGCTGAAAAACCGAAGAATCGAGCGTCAAACCTCTCAATGTCGTCTAACACCGCCCCAGCTTTGACATAGCTAGCATCATTGAGCAGCGCTGAATCTGCCCCTGCAGCCACCAACTCCTCATCTGTGAAGAAGGAAATGGATTCGACCCCCTCACAAAGGTTCTGCCAAAACTGATCGATCCCTTTTGCCCCAGGGAAACGGCCCGCCATGCCCACAATCGCGATGCCTTTCAGAGGATTAGGCGTTGTTTGATTATCCACGTCCTTTCCTCCTTCGCTTCATCAGTTGGAGTTCTTCAGCCATCGCATCTTGCTGCCGCTTGGCCCGGGTGTGAGCTTGCTGAAAAGTCGGTTGCTCAACTTCTTGGCTGATATATTTTGTCAAATCGCTGATGGTCGGATATTGAAATAAATCAGTGGTGGAAAAATCTTTCTGGAATGTTTCTTGGAGCTTGCTCCGTACCTGAACGATCAGGAGTGAATCGCCACCCAGCTCAAAAAAGTTATCACCAATCCCGACCTGCTTGATTCCAAGCACCTCTTGCCAGATAGTGGCAAGCTTTTTCTCGACCTCATTTTTGGGAGCAACGTAATCATTATTGAGCTGAGGTCTTGCATGGGTTGGTGGAGCCAGTACGCCTCGTTTGGGCTGATCTATCACCTCTGGAGAAGTAAGTATATGACCCATCGGTTGGTGATGAGTGCCAGCCAATAGATCCGTGGTCGAGACCAAAATTTGAGGGACTGCACTCCCTAAAACCCGTTTAAATACCTCAATGCCTTCTGAGGGTAGTAATCCATCCTTGAGAAAATCCACTTGGAATTCACTAGTAGTCATCGGCTTTTTAAAGGCATTAGACCCGATGGAAGCCCTGCTGGAAGACCGACGCGATCGCACAGCCAGGGAGGGTAGCGCTTCTCTGGCGGGCTGACTCACGCCAGGTTTCGCCAGCACCAGGTTTCTGATGGGGGCTTTATCTTCCAAAGAAACGACAATCTTGCCGATATGCTTGGCCTCGGCCATATATTGAAAGGCCACGGCCACGGCCGTAATAGGAAATACTTTATGAGAAATAGGAGTAAAGTCACCCGCTTTAAAGTGAAGGGCTAGTTCACGCCACAGAGCATTAAAGTTAGGTAATTCTGGATCGACTTGAATCGCAAAGAACGATAGGCGTTTCTCGAAGGCCCCGAGATCCAATTGGCTATGGTTGAGGATATCTCGCAGCCCCAGTTCTAGGAAGCGTCCATAGCGCGCCAGCACCGAGAGCCCCTTCGAGACAAACTCTCCCCCCAATGAATTCAAAACAACATCTACCCCGCTGCCGCGAGTCTGTTGCATCACTTCATCGGCAAACGCCACAGACCGAGAATCCATGACATGTTCAATGCCCAATGAGTGCAAGAACTGCCGCTTTTCAGGGTTGCCAGCGGTCGCAAAAATTTCTGCCCCCACCCACTGGGCGATCTGTACGGCTGCCATCCCTACACCGCCAGCCGCCGCATGAATCAATACCTTCTCCCCTTGACTAAGCTGTCCCATCTTGATGAGGGCATGGTAGGCCGTGGTGAAGGCGATCGGCAGGGTGGCGGCTTCCTGCATACTCAGATGCGCTGGCTTTGGAGCCACTAACCGAGCGGGCGTTGTGATAAACCGGCTGAAGCACGAAGAGCCAAAGGCCATCACCTCATCGCCGATCGCAAAGTCTTCAATCGCTTCTCCCACAGCAACAATCTGGCCCGCACATTCGAGTCCGAATTTAAAGCCAGGTGCAGTAGGCGGCATTAACCCCGCGGCAAACAGCACTTCTTTGAAGTTGAGACCCGTCGCACTGACTTCAATTTCCACCTCCTCTGGCCCAGGCTTTTTACGGGTGTCGGGGCGAAAGGTTAGGGTATTGAGGCTGCCCGGAGATGAAATGTCTAAATAGAAATTCTCGCTGCTGGGGATGCTATCTTCGGCCAGCGACGCTGCTCCGTTTTGAGGCGTAGATGGTGGAGCTGTAGTCGTGTCAGGTTCGCTGAAGTCTCCTTTTCCGAGATCTAAACGCCTTAGGGTATAGTCTTCAACCTTAACCAGCTCCGTTCCCTGGTCGTCCATGATCGTGACGTTGAAACTCAGCGTCTCGGCTTGGGGCTGGAAATTCTCAACGGCTGTGACGTAGCTATACACTTTGGACGGCAGCGCCCCGTTTATCCTGAGCTTCTTATAGGAAAACGGCAGGTAAAAACTGTCCGCTTGGAATTTGAGAATGGGGAAGCCAAGGGCGCAGTCTAATAGAGATGGATGAAGCTTGTATACCTTCAGGTCATCCCTAAATGCCTCCGGCAACGCCAGAACGGCAAACCCCTGATTTTTCCCCAGCTTGACTTGCTCAACGCAGCGCCATCTTTCCCCTAGCGCTAACAGTTCGGTTGGCGGCCCATATTGCTGTTTCGCAGGCATGACCTCGCCCGGCTGAAAGCTAGCCTCAATGGCTTGAAGGTTGTGCTTTTCAATCAACGTTGATTCGGTAAAGCCGATTTTCCCCGTAGCATGTTCAATCCAGTCCTCAGACTCTGGATGTGATTGGCTCACAATCCGGAATTCAAAGCCATCCCCCTGCTTGTGTAAACAGGTTCGCACTTCCTTCTCCTGATGCTCTTCTAAGACCAGTGGGGTCAGAAAAGTCATGTCTTGGATTTCCAGGGTTCCTTTCCGGGAATGGCTTTCACCTGCCGCTAAAACCATCTCCAGGTAGGCCGTGCCGGGAAGGGTTGCCTGGCCTCTAACCCGATGCTCATCTAGAAACCAATACTTCTGGGCGCTCAAGCTAGAAATATAGGTTGCGTCGGAGCCTTCAACCAGCACTCGGTCGAATAAAGGATGGGTCACTGAGCGGGATTGAGGTTGCGCAATGCTTCGGTTTTGCACTAATTTTTTCGCGGCCTCTACCGCCATGCCACTGCCTTGCCAGGTCGCCCAATTGAGTGAGATCACAGGCGTTCCATCTGCGGCAGTTTTGTAGTGAGCAAAGGCATCGAGAAAGTTATTGGCTGCGGAATAGCTAATCTGCCCAGATATCGGAGTGACTGCCGTACCGGATGAGCAAAGGACAATAAAATCCAGCTCACTATCGTTGAAGAGGGTATCGAGAACAAGTGTTCCCCTCACCTTAGGCGCGAAGACACTTTCAACGTCCTCACGGGTTTTGAGCCCAATCAGACCTTCCCCCAAAACGCCAGCCGCGTGGATGACACCATTAATCTGACCAAACTGCGCCTGAGCTTGAGCAATAACGGGTTGCATTGCTTCCAGGTTGGCGACATCTGCCTGCGCTATGAAAACTTCAGCCCCTAGTTCTTCCAGAGCTTTTAGTTGGCCAATCTTATGGCTGACATCATTATCGCGATCGTGACTGCTTAACCACTCGTCCCACTCGTCCTTTGCCGGAAACGCTGAACGTCCGGTCAGGATGAGCTTGGCGCGTACCGCCTTCGTGAGGTATGAAGCCAGGGTAAGTCCAATCGTTCCGAGTCCACCGGTAATCAGATAGACACCCGCTTGTCTTAACCTGGATGTGCCCTCAAAGGCTTCAGTCAATCGAACTGGCTCAAGGGCTGGCACCCAGCGATGAAGATCACGATAAGCAATAACATCGTCGGCAGACTTGCCTTTGAGTTCCGCCCACAAAGTCTCTAACAGCGTTTTTTCCTGCCAGCTGTCAGCTTCGGGAAGCGAGATATCGATACTGCGGCAGCAGATGTGGGAATATTCTAGCGGAATGGCTCTCACAGCTCCCAGCAAGGTGGCCTTCTCTGGAGAAAGCAGTTCTTTCCCGGTGACTGGCTGTATGTCGTTGGAAATAACGGTAACTTGCAATTCATCCGTCAGAGTCTGTTTTCCCAATGCCTGGACTAAAAACAGCAGTGAGTAGAATCCTTTTTCTTGAGTCAGGTCAGTTGCTTCTAGTCCTGATGCGGTGCCTTTCTGCAGTGCCACATTCCACAGATGTAAAATCTTGGTGGGTTTCACCTGGCAGGCCAGCAGGTCTTTGAGCAGAGCGTCGTAGTCATCCTTTTGTTGAGGGTTAAGGGTATACGCCCGTTGGCCTGGGATTAATTGCTCATTCGCGCTAAATTGTGCCCCCGTTCTGACCGTAATTACATCGTGACCTTCACGCTCCAGTCGCTGCAGGATTTGCGTCCCCAGCGCCCATTCATCAACAAACACTAGCCAGCATGCCGACTCAGCCGCCTGTTGCTTGGGTTGAAACGGGGACGGCGGTAGCGAGCGTTTCCATGAAGGGAGATAGAACCACTCAGCCATATCTGGCTTTTTGCCGCATGAGACTGGCGGAGCAAGCTCCGCCTCTTTGGGCTCAAGGGGTGTCGTAAATGCGGCTGGAGCCGATAGCGTGGCTGGCATAGATGCCTGCGCGACGAGGATATGCTGTCCCAACGCATCCGTTTCAGGGAAAGCTTCCACTTCCACAAACCCATGGCGTAAAAGGGCTTCCTGCCACTGTTGTTTGGCTAAAAATGGATTCCCTCGGCTGCGTTCCTCATCCTCCAGCGGGTTCATCAACAACCCCCAGGTGATGTCGAAGTCTAAGGCGGCTTCGGTGATCTCCCACATCAACAGCAGACCATTCGGCGCGAGTAGAGAGCGCACATGTTGGAGGGTTTCGCCCATGTTTTTGGTCACATGCAGCACATTGACGGCTACCACCAAGTCAAAACTGTGGCTTTCATACCCCTGTTCCGTAGGCGATCGCTCAATGTCCAGGAAGCGATAGTCAATAAACGGGTAGTCACTAAATTGCTTTTTGCATCTGTTTAAGGCCGCTGCCCCCACATCCGTAAAGGTATAGCTCGTCTGCTCGGATGGCAACACCGGGAGCAGTTCGCGCGTCGCTAACCCTTGGCCACCACCGATTTCAAGCACTCTCAGGTGCGTTGACCGGGGCAATGAGTCAACAACTTGTTGGGCGATCGCCCGCAAGATGCTGTTGTAGTAGGTATGCCAGGGGAATTCGATATTGTCATCTTCGGCTTCATCAAAGTCGTACAGCAGACCTTGGAAAAGTTCCAACGGTTCTTTTTCGCCCCTCAGGACGGAGACAAGGCTTTCACCACACCGCTCGACTAAATCGATCGCTTTTGGTTTATCTGCCCACCTGACTCTGGCCTCCCTTAAGCGATCCATGACGGCGTCAGTTGAACAGGGCACCAGCTGGCTAAATCGCTTTCCATCTTGCTGTAGGTGCCCCCGTTCGACCAAGACTTGCAGCCAGCGAGACAACAGTTGCCGATAGCGAGCACTGATCGGAAACTGCTCCAAAAGCCCCTCTATTGAATACGGTTGAGAGTTCTTGGCAAACGCGCCCAACTGCCTTAGTGCCCTGTTCATATAGGCCAGGCACAACGATTCCAAGATGGGTCGGTTCTCTAAATAAGCCTGCTCGTCGAATTCAGCGGTTCCCACCGTTGCCTGATGTTGACCAGCCTGCATGAGAGATTTCCACAGGTCTGATGCGGTGGGCAAGGACGGATATTCTCCAGTTTCCAACTTGGGCGGATCAATCCAGTAACGCTCACGCTCAAAAGGATAGGTAGGCAAGGGGAGACGATGGCGCTGCTCATGGGCGTAAAATCCTGACCAATCTACCCGCACACCCGTTAGCCAGAGCTGCCCCAAGGTGTTCAACAAAAACGCCACATCTGATTGTTTCTCTTGGGGGTGGCGGAGTGACGTTAAGATGACCTGCTCAGGTTGCTTCGCTGGGTGCTGTTTTGCTAATGTGCTTAACGTTCTCCCAGGCCCCACCTCTAACAACACTTGAGTCGGTTGCTTCAACAATACTTGCAAGCCTTCAGCAAAGCGCACTGTTTGCCGCAGATGAGACGTCCAATAAGCCGGAGAGGTTGCCTCCTGGGTCGTAATCCAGGTACCGGTAAGGTTAGAAATATAGGAAATTTGTGGAGAGGTTAAATTAACTTGCTGAACCCGTTCTTGGAAAGCCTCTAGAATAGGCTCCATCATCGGCGAATGGAAGGCATGGGAAGTGTGCAGACGCCGACTTTCTATGCCAGCGGAAGATAACTGATGTTGGAGCGCTGCGATCGCCTCTGTTGCCCCCGAAATGACACAGGAAGCTTCCCCATTAATGGTTGCCAGAGAGAGCGTTTCACCCAACCAGGGTTGCACCTCTTTTTCTGACAAAGGAACTGCCAGCATACTCCCTGAGGGTAATTGCTGCATCAGTTGGCCGCGCACTGTCACCAGCGCTAATGCATCTTCAAGGGAAAATACCCCTGCAAGACAGGCTGCCACATATTCACCGATGCTGTGACCAATCATCGCCACCGGATGCACGCCCCAAGACATGCACAATTGGGCCAAAGCGTACTCAATGACAAATAGAGCCGGTTGCGTAATTGCCGTCTGCTGCAATTGCTGTGCCGCATTTTCAGCCCCTGTGTCGGTGGGATATAGCAGTTGTCGCAAATCTAACCCGAGTTGAGGTTGGAGCAAGTCACAACAGCGATCGCACACTTGGCGGAATACCGGCTCACTTTGGTATATTTCCTGCGCCATGTTCACATACTGCGCACCTTGACCGGTGAACATGAACGCAACAGAGCGCTCAGTTAACTCGTGAAATTGGGTCAAACTCCGTGGCGGACTTGCGGCTAGGGCGTCTAGGGCATCGTCAACATCTTCTGCCAAGATCATGCGGCGATGACTAAACCCCTGACGGCCCATTTGGAGCGTGTAAGCGACATCGGCTAAGTTTAGGGCTGGATGGTGCTTTAAGTGTGTCGCTAAGTTAGCCGTCATCGTTTCTAAAGCCGAACTGGTTTTAGCGGAAAGCAGAATAAGTTGCTTAGCCCTGGAAGCACTGGGCATTTCCAATACAGGGGCTTCTTCCAGAATGACATGGGCATTGGTGCCGCCAAACCCGAAGGAGCTAACGCCAGCGCGGCGCGGGGTACCATTGGCTTTCCACTCCGACAGCTCAGTGTTCACGTAAAACGGGCTATTTTCAAAATCAATTTGGGGATTGGGCGTCTCAAAGTTGAGCGTCGGTGGCAGCAGTTTGCGGTCGAGCGCCAAAACTGTCTTAATTAAACCGGCAATTCCAGCGGCTGCATCCAGATGCCCGACATTCGTTTTCACCGAGCCCAGGGCACAGTAGTCTTTCTTATCCGTACTGGCTCGAAACGCCCGTTTCAATGCTGCGACTTCGATAGGATCTCCTAAGGTCGTTCCGGTGCCGTGGGCTTCGATATATGTGATGGTTTCTGG
Encoded proteins:
- a CDS encoding SDR family NAD(P)-dependent oxidoreductase, giving the protein MDNQTTPNPLKGIAIVGMAGRFPGAKGIDQFWQNLCEGVESISFFTDEELVAAGADSALLNDASYVKAGAVLDDIERFDARFFGFSAREAEMMDPQHRLFLECAWEALEDAGYDPETESGLVGVYAGGNLSSYLLNNLTATHEPLKSMVGETVLIGNDKDYIATRASYKLNLQGPSFNVSTACSTSLVAVHLACRGLLSYECDAALAGGIAIQVPQESGYLYQLGGFSSPDGHCRAFDADAQGTIFGNGVGIVVLKRLEDALADGDCIHAVIKGSAINNDGSSKVGYTAPSVEGQAEAIAESQAIAGFNPETITYIEAHGTGTALGDPIEIAALTQVFRASTQKKGFCGIGSVKTNVGHLNSASGVTGLIKTVLALKHQQIPPSLHFEAPNPEIDFANSPFYVNTQLTPWETNGTPRRAGVSSFGVGGTNAHVVLEEAPSVEASGPSRPWQLLLLSAKTSSALEAATTNLAQYLDGELNLADVAYTLSVGRRAFNHRRFVVSQGIETAQSALSSLEPGRVGTHLQAPGERPVVFMFSGQGAQYVNMAQELYQSEATFTEQVDICCELLKPHLGLDLRQILYPAAEQFASASEQLRQTAIAQPALFVIEYALAHLWQEWGVRPQAMMGHSIGEYVAATLASVLSLEDALALVAARGKLMQRLPSGSMLAVPLAEQEVIPLLGKELSIAVINGPAACVVSGVTGAVEVLERQLASQGIEGRRLHTSHAFHSPMMEPILESFTQKVKQVRLSAPQIPYLSNVTGTWIRAEEATSPAYWAKHLRQPVQWASGLEALLQEPSQILLEIGPGRTLTTLAKRHPEKVPEQVVLSCIRHPQEADSDVAFLLKTVGQSWLAGVDIDWSGFYAHQRRHRLPLPTYPFERQRYWIEAPKAAVSGQLPSTSNLWRSLVQAGQYQADVGTSDFDAEGYLENQASLESLCLAYMNRGLRQLGVFESPAQQDSMEALLAQCRIVPHYRQLVSRWLQVLVEQGQLKQEGSLFSHLASCSTDSVKVLLEEVRGKWVDRPKIVDLVQNCGENLASVLTGEQEPLKFFQDFIYDFDETEDINQQFPLNAYYNGILQAISKQVVDTLPSLTHLRILEVGGGQGLATREVLPVLPHHRIHYTFTDIGAAFLNSGKKRFSAYPFIDYRLLDIEQPPTEQGYEEHSFDMAIAVNVLHATQNIGETLQHIRSLLAPNGLLLICELTQASPYFDTTWGLLMNPVADGGRSQGNPFLSRQQWRAALLEHGFAEVSAFPATDTLGQHVLMARAPAAALPVSAAFTQTLEPQAVEKVTQVSSGKKPDMTDWFYVPSWKRSALPPTIQRTESGCWLMFIDECGLGAKILQQLELEGHDVITVRAGEQFKSPDPSATSPREYTVNPQCREDYDALLQDLITLNLTPTKIVHLWNVTPPSHTSLELDAIELAQEKGLYSLLFLVQALGQQTLTSDLQIDVISSHLQSVTGEETLSIEKAPLLGAIRVIPLEYPNLSCRSIDVLLPDTGNGQAEKLAERLCAELKVNAAEPVIAYRGVHRWLQSFEPVPLENPIEATPRLREAGVYLITGGLGAIGLTLAAYLAKAVRAKLILVGRSAFPAKDAWEQWLSNHGPDTDISRKILQLQALEALGAEVLVVSADVANYEQMRQVVVQAQARFGPINGVIHSAGVLGDSMIARKTCEAIESALSPKVRGTLVLEAVLQDVELDFMVLCSSLASIKPLFGQISYSSANNFLDAFAHYRNSINGGLTVSINWDGWQAGGMGVEGVKRLEQALALPKLQRKALTHPLFEECLVEGQAHAIYVSKLKVDQHWVLDEHRLMDQATLPGTAYLEMVRAAGADYTQQTLLEIREIYFLKPLTVEESEEKEVRTILQDRGDVVEFVVMSQSPSESKGWVEHARGKIGSLESEQSEPVAIDELEAQCNQQTISFCEQQLQLPSDVLKLGARWNNLQWIKQGDHQALALLELSEAYANDLNLYPLHPALLDIATAFFNLRFPEEISVYLPFCYKRLQVRGELPQRIYSYIQVLEGSEVSGETLKFNITIFNEAGRKLVEIEEYTLRRVNPGKVDKGKADKDSADQSPTQQLSVQSENCTLNISRPGRLHTLRFQPTERQRPGPGEVEIEVAATGLNFMEVLVALGLLPIPADMAFSFGLECAGRVSALGEGVEGFEVGDEVIALGTSCFSRFMTTSSQLVAPKPDHLSLEEAATIPIAFVTAYIALIHFGRLQQGEKVLIHSAAGGVGMAAVQIAQWVGADIFATAGTPEKRAFLHSLGIEHVMDSHSLTFADEVMNLTGGAGVDVVLNSLGGEFIPKSLSVLGRYGRFLELGLRDIVNDTPLGLGVFEKRLSFFAVHAEPELPGFSTFWQEVVKHFQQQDFRTMPHKVFPIGEVSSAFEYMSQGKHIGKIVLSFEDKAALEQVLMAQAEETEEPAALGAFAIPFSTVSSGVSSEGRARQQTNPLPVDIRAGWLSPSEGVDVFERIMAGSHFAQVLVSTSDFLTRGEPNSPYEMLSLKRVENVLQPIQATHARPELENDYVAPNNEIEQVIAQIWQEVLGINQIGIHDNFFDLGGDSLLATQVVSKLEKFPINLPSHLLEKAVVEIFNYSTIHSFARYLSQEHTPEAPVEQGGERAKSRNARQVVREKQKQSRQQHRLKNKLS